A single Asterias rubens chromosome 13, eAstRub1.3, whole genome shotgun sequence DNA region contains:
- the LOC117298665 gene encoding phytanoyl-CoA dioxygenase-like, giving the protein MSTPPKSKRQKTGEGVVSSWPRFSERLDETETKDFFKDKGYIRADCFISEDELKAIKNELKRYENDVVPDLPPKMAFYESKGEKDSIIRLERMLDHDEFFKDLGESPAFNGLADLLLNEECIPNNVQYFSKPPGAKCTPAHQDGKYFMHDRGITFWLALDDADAENGCLYYVPQSDRKGELEHRKTDALGFSQALVNYKDWMEETEDEMAVKKGSLLGHHPYMVHRAGENKSKERWRPALGLTYWAKSAVNDKELQAKHAAYNAKLMNELSDKGRI; this is encoded by the exons ATGTCCACCCCTCCCAAATCAAAACGACAGAAAACTGGAGAAGGAGTTGTTTCATCATGGCCAAGGTTCTCGGAAAGATTGGATGAAACGGAGACGAAAGACTTCTTCAAAGATAAGGGTTACATTCGG GCCGATTGTTTCATTTCTGAGGACGAGTTAAAGGCCATCAAGAATGAATTGAAACGGTACGAGAATGATGTCGTCCCAGACCTGCCACCTAAGATGGCTTTCTATGAATCCAAAGGCGAGAAAGACTCCATTATTCGTCTTGAAAGAATGCTTGATCATGACGAATTCTTCAAG gatCTCGGTGAATCACCAGCTTTCAATGGCCTTGCAGACCTACTTCTGAATGAGGAATGCATTCCTAATAATGTCCAATATTTCTCCAAACCACCGGGCGCCAAGTGCACCCCTGCCCACCAAGATGGAAAGTACTTCATGCATGATAGAG GAATCACCTTCTGGCTGGCATTGGACGACGCCGATGCTGAGAATGGTTGTCTGTACTATGTCCCTCAGTCTGACCGGAAGGGAGAATTAGAACATCGTAAGACGGATGCTCTGGGTTTCAGTCAAGCTCTAGTTAACTATAAAGACTGGATGGAAGAGACCGAAGATGAAATGGCCGTCAAGAAAG GAAGCCTTCTTGGGCACCATCCTTACATGGTTCATAGAGCCGGAGAAAACAA ATCGAAGGAAAGATGGCGTCCAGCCCTTGGACTCACTTACTGGGCTAAGAGTGCGGTCAATGACAAGGAACTACAGGCTAAACACGCTGCGTACAACGCAAAACTTATGAACGAGCTTTCTGATAAGGGACGCATCTAG
- the LOC117298548 gene encoding ADP-ribosyl cyclase/cyclic ADP-ribose hydrolase-like encodes MKKVCLLIIALTLLTEGSFGYLQRAGRKKRDSCFPLGSGTTPNIENIFLGKCLDFQTKKAIPDACPPRPVNCNQLWDDFKDAIAYKDPCKIPLDAYDTFIKDVPHQLPRDKTMFWSGTDNIVHAYTAATNTLLTLEDTMLGYMANGLQWCSSTDKRSTGLNFDECPNWWEEGCKVASTAFYSGTSDAIARQATGVITVMLDGSRTDGAFRNDSYFNLHEFPNLVPRQVSRADVIIVKPFDKPLFETCGVGSVAYLESLFKAKGIQFTCTDEDNRAFHIQCSHDPTNELCGRLETANSGNLIGPHYHVAHLLAAVVMVMYWI; translated from the exons ATGAAGAAAGTCTGTCTCCTTATTATTGCTCTTACCCTACTAACTGAAGGGAGTTTTGGATACCTTCAGAGGGCTGGTCGGAAGAAGAGGGACAGTTGCTTTCCATTGGGTTCAGGGACAACTCCAAATATTGAGAATATTTTTCTGGGAAAATGTTTGGACTTTCAGACCAAGAAGGCGATACCAGATGCTTGTCCACCAAG GCCAGTAAACTGCAACCAGTTATGGGATGACTTCAAAGACGCTATAGCGTACAAGGACCCATGTAAGATTCCCCTTGATGCATATGATACATTCATTAAGGATGTGCCTCATCAACTTCCAAGAGACAAG ACCATGTTTTGGTCCGGTACAGACAACATTGTCCATGCTTATACAGCGGCTACCAATACTCTCTTGACTCTGGAGGATACCATGCTAGGATACATGGCCAATGGTCTTCAGTGGTGTAGCTCGACGGATAAGAGATCTACTGGGTTGAACTTTGACGAGTGTCCCAATTGGTGGGAAGAGGGATGTAAAGTAGCTTCAACTGCGTTTTACTCCGGCACATCAGATGCG aTCGCAAGGCAAGCTACTGGAGTGATCACAGTTATGCTTGATGGGTCCCGAACGGATGGAGCCTTCCGGAACGACAG TTACTTTAATCTTCATGAGTTCCCAAACTTAGTCCCCCGTCAGGTGTCTCGAGCTGATGTGATTATTGTCAAGCCATTCGACAAGCCACtatt TGAAACCTGTGGTGTTGGTTCCGTTGCGTACCTGGAGTCACTGTTCAAAGCTAAAGGGATCCAGTTTACATGCACCGATGAAGACAA TCGAGCCTTTCACATTCAGTGTTCCCACGACCCAACCAATGAGCTTTGTGGAAGGCTGGAGACAGCGAATTCTGGCAATCTGATTGGTCCACACTATCATGTGGCTCACTTGCTAGCTGCTGTCGTCATGGTTATGTATTGGATATAG
- the LOC117298579 gene encoding uncharacterized protein LOC117298579, with product MNHGSFLAVFLLLASVSYLANGDRWNQESQQPLTDWQVSLLAQDLPDELRTLYEQIIDPNVDEINKENYIWRSFELLKYRKYRRYSWFYYWLLDISGSDQQQLGRQTPKGQGGRTPPNIGGYTPGGRTPPNMGGHTPGGRTPPNLGGRTPGGRTPKRGGQRPRQRQRHGKGHGRNIV from the exons ATGAATCACGGGTCATTCTTAGCGGTGTTTCTGCTCCTTGCGTCGGTATCTTACCTCGCCAATGGGGACCGCTGGAACCAGGAGTCACAACAGCCACTCACAGACTGGCAGGTTAGCCTACTTGCCCAAGATCTG CCGGACGAGCTACGTACACTCTATGAGCAGATAATTGATCCCAACGTGGATGAGATCAACAAAGAAAACTACATCTGGCGAAGCTTTGAGCTCCTCAAATACAGGAAGTACAGACGTTATAGTTGGTTCTACTACTGGCTTCTCGACATCAGTGGGTCCGACCAGCAGCAACTCGGCAGGCAAACTCCAAAAGGACAAGGGGGACGCACACCACCGAACATCGGGGGATACACTCCAGGCGGACGTACTCCGCCAAACATGGGGGGACACACTCCAGGGGGACGCACACCGCCGAATCTCGGGGGACGCACGCCCGGTGGACGCACTCCAAAACGCGGCGGACAGAGACCACGACAGAGACAAAGACATGGAAAAGGTCACGGACGCAATATTGTATAG
- the LOC117298779 gene encoding uncharacterized protein LOC117298779 produces the protein MSCKILLLVVVVVLVVVIATGGCVMFLTNIFGGKDHGGEDAMMNATESIPDYEDEIMSSESVAILPTDGDEMIDVDGLFPDSMRDDLKLELILKALELLKTSKKDEVHRMLPRHGEMTEELKFKLILKAILLLKDKKLTSHFAGHLVADLKLTLLLKAIHILQDVKTVIVLDVDLKELELSLILKALQILKVYKGHFIDTVFDTKTNTQLKLKLVLLGVSLLKSHDRHARDVTPDVWPINVENSRHYSQSEHRGDVVDSRPTKKHHHHHRKHSHSKPTVRVRIDNGGLVPVTPPEPTQPTVRVRIDNGGLIPVTSPEPTPEIGREIPGSKGTLVKFFKWLKVLHKKAH, from the exons ATGAGTTGTAAGATACTTCTTTTGGTCGTGGTTGTGGTCTTGGTGGTTGTCATCGCAACTGGAGGATGCGTGATGTTCTTAACCAACATCTTCGGAGGGAAGGACCATGGAGGAGAAGATGCTATGATGAACGCCACGGAAAGCATCCCTGACTATGAAGATGAAATCATGTCTTCAGAAAGTGTCGCTATT ctgcCTACGGATGGAGATGAGATGATAGATGTTGACGGTCTGTTTCCCGACTCGATGCGTGATGATCTCAAGTTAGAGTTAATCTTGAAGGCCTTGGAGTTATTGAAG acctcaaagaAAGATGAAGTCCATAGAATGCTACCTCGCCACGGTGAGATGACGGAGGAACTCAAATTCAAATTGATTCTCAAAGCCATCTTGCTACtaaaa gACAAAAAATTGACGTCACATTTTGCTGGTCACCTGGTTGCCGATTTGAAACTCACTTTGCTCCTAAAAGCCATCCACATTTTACAG gaCGTGAAAACAGTTATTGTTTTGGATGTCGACTTGAAAGAACTAGAGTTGAGTCTTATTCTTAAAGCTCTTCAAATTTTGAAG GTATACAAAGGACATTTTATAGACACAGTGTTCGACACGAAGACAAACACACAGCTCAAACTGAAACTGGTTCTGCTTGGAGTTTCCCTTCTCAAGTCTCATGACCGGCATGCACGTGACGTCACTCCAGACGTTTGGCCAATCAATGTGGAGAACAGCCGTCACTATAGCCAATCAGAGCACAGGGGTGATGTGGTCGATTCCCGGCCAACAAAGAAGCACCACCACCACCATAGAAAACACAGCCACTCAAAACCGACCGTCCGCGTCAGAATTGATAATGGCGGATTAGTTCCCGTGACGCCACCTGAACCAACACAACCGACCGTCCGCGTGCGGATCGACAACGGCGGACTGATTCCCGTGACGTCACCCGAACCAACCCCTGAGATTGGACGGGAGATACCAGGATCGAAAGGAACATTGGTGAAGTTCTTCAAGTGGTTGAAAGTGCTCCACAAGAAAGCTCATTAA